A window of the Myxococcus fulvus genome harbors these coding sequences:
- the mraZ gene encoding division/cell wall cluster transcriptional repressor MraZ, which translates to MFRGVYEHQIDAKGRTSLPAKLRETLVGAYDERLIVTTALDRCLHAYPVREWEALETSLARRNPMEPGVKTLMRLYVASAQECPLDRLGRLLIPPSLRTYAGLEKDVVWAGMVKVIELWSREGWAKAQEEARQEAASADVMKVLSELRQP; encoded by the coding sequence GTGTTCCGAGGCGTCTATGAGCACCAGATCGACGCGAAGGGGCGGACCAGCCTCCCGGCGAAGCTCCGGGAGACCCTGGTGGGGGCCTACGACGAGCGGCTCATCGTCACGACCGCGTTGGACAGGTGCCTCCACGCCTATCCGGTGCGGGAGTGGGAGGCGCTGGAGACCTCCCTCGCGCGGCGAAATCCCATGGAGCCCGGGGTGAAGACGCTGATGCGCCTGTACGTGGCCAGCGCCCAGGAGTGCCCGTTGGACCGGCTGGGACGGCTGCTCATCCCACCGTCGCTCCGGACGTACGCGGGGTTGGAGAAGGACGTGGTGTGGGCGGGGATGGTGAAGGTCATCGAGCTTTGGAGCCGCGAGGGTTGGGCGAAGGCCCAGGAAGAGGCCCGCCAGGAGGCGGCCTCCGCGGACGTGATGAAGGTGCTCTCCGAGCTGCGCCAGCCGTAG
- a CDS encoding PilZ domain-containing protein, which translates to MNTNVRLKVAYKSPQSLVGEYTRSVGQGGATLHTRRSLPLGTRFTFELHAGGALRPVEVLGEVVQVEPRPERDYLLTVRYGATEDRSALDAVLQRIFAVQEKEGLRRFPRLPLHLRAVEATPLSPTFLVRDISRGGVGLDVMAPALPRHVRVGTPFLLEMDLTGGALLLHGEVVWTASTPRKNATEATPGFGATFGRLRAPMQERLDALLALNSLPPAPWKARVSFGMDAVTRMP; encoded by the coding sequence GTGAACACGAACGTGCGACTGAAGGTGGCCTACAAGAGCCCGCAGTCCCTGGTGGGGGAGTACACGCGCAGCGTGGGTCAAGGCGGCGCCACCCTCCACACGCGGCGCAGCCTGCCGCTGGGCACCCGTTTCACCTTCGAGCTGCATGCCGGAGGCGCACTGCGTCCGGTGGAGGTGCTGGGCGAGGTGGTGCAGGTGGAGCCGCGCCCGGAGCGCGACTACCTGCTCACGGTGCGCTACGGCGCCACCGAGGACCGCTCCGCGCTGGACGCGGTGCTCCAGCGCATCTTCGCCGTGCAGGAGAAGGAGGGGCTGCGCCGCTTCCCCCGGCTGCCCCTGCACCTGCGCGCGGTGGAGGCGACGCCCCTGTCGCCGACCTTCCTGGTGCGGGACATCTCGCGCGGCGGCGTGGGGCTGGACGTCATGGCGCCCGCCCTGCCCCGCCACGTGCGAGTGGGCACGCCGTTCCTGTTGGAGATGGACCTGACGGGCGGCGCGCTGCTGCTCCACGGCGAGGTGGTGTGGACCGCGTCCACGCCGCGCAAGAACGCCACCGAGGCGACGCCGGGCTTCGGCGCCACGTTCGGCCGGCTGCGCGCGCCCATGCAGGAGCGGCTGGACGCGCTGCTGGCCTTGAACTCGTTGCCCCCCGCGCCGTGGAAGGCGCGGGTGAGCTTCGGCATGGACGCTGTGACGCGGATGCCGTGA
- a CDS encoding STAS domain-containing protein, with translation MNQVLEVRRGAASALAGAGRVETLMLEGELSEQDLLTLCDELSQRMHRGLRQVVLDLSEVGHLNYKGVKPLMARAEAFRRTGGDLKLSGLSPYLAAIFRAAGAHDAFEIYPHMNDARAAFGLARAPFV, from the coding sequence ATGAATCAGGTTCTGGAGGTGCGGCGAGGAGCGGCGAGCGCGCTGGCGGGTGCCGGGCGCGTGGAGACGCTCATGCTGGAGGGCGAGCTGAGCGAGCAGGACCTGCTGACCCTGTGCGACGAGCTCTCCCAGCGCATGCACCGGGGCCTGCGTCAGGTGGTGCTGGACCTCTCCGAGGTCGGCCACCTCAACTACAAGGGCGTCAAGCCGCTGATGGCCCGCGCGGAGGCCTTCCGCCGCACCGGCGGGGACTTGAAGCTGTCCGGCCTGTCGCCGTACCTGGCGGCCATCTTCCGGGCGGCCGGCGCGCACGACGCCTTCGAAATCTACCCGCACATGAACGACGCTCGCGCCGCCTTCGGCCTCGCGCGGGCTCCCTTCGTCTGA